A genomic region of Gemmata massiliana contains the following coding sequences:
- a CDS encoding nucleoside hydrolase — MDLIIETDIGRDPDDLFAITYLIAAGANVRAVLISPGDPDQIAVARLLLQRAGVTCPIGVAKLGRDKQSSGGLHYDLLARYGLSRAAEPDGDGADVCAEALRVYPNSELFVIGPVSSIGRYLKQHPTTIVARATMQGGFLGYHQHLFECPRLPDFDGQDNVPTFNLNGDRKGADVFLAANIADRRMVGKNVCHTVLFAAIRASALKPRCATSEFFAEAARLLLKSTDGKKFHDPTAAVCHLHPEIGSWVRGRTVRRGAGWGTDLAGDGDHILAAIDYHALWDHLCHFR; from the coding sequence ATGGACCTCATCATTGAAACGGACATAGGGCGCGATCCCGACGACCTGTTCGCCATCACGTACCTGATTGCTGCGGGCGCGAACGTTCGCGCGGTCCTGATCTCCCCCGGCGACCCGGATCAAATCGCGGTCGCGCGACTCTTACTCCAGCGCGCTGGGGTAACGTGTCCGATCGGAGTCGCCAAACTCGGGCGCGACAAGCAATCCTCCGGCGGACTGCACTACGATCTTCTCGCCCGATACGGTTTATCGCGCGCTGCGGAACCCGATGGCGACGGGGCCGATGTCTGCGCGGAAGCACTTCGGGTGTACCCGAACAGCGAGTTGTTCGTCATCGGTCCCGTCAGTTCCATCGGCCGTTACTTGAAGCAGCACCCAACAACGATCGTTGCCCGGGCCACAATGCAGGGCGGCTTCCTCGGTTACCACCAGCATTTGTTCGAGTGCCCGCGACTGCCGGATTTCGACGGCCAAGACAACGTCCCCACGTTCAACCTGAACGGTGACCGCAAGGGCGCGGACGTGTTCCTCGCGGCGAACATCGCTGACCGCAGAATGGTGGGTAAGAACGTCTGTCACACGGTTCTGTTCGCCGCCATAAGAGCCAGTGCGCTGAAGCCGCGTTGCGCCACGTCCGAGTTCTTCGCGGAGGCCGCGCGGCTGCTCCTCAAATCAACCGACGGCAAGAAGTTCCACGACCCGACCGCGGCCGTGTGCCACCTCCACCCGGAAATCGGCTCGTGGGTCCGCGGGCGCACGGTTCGCAGGGGCGCGGGTTGGGGAACGGACCTCGCGGGCGACGGCGACCACATCCTCGCGGCGATCGACTATCATGCCCTCTGGGACCACTTGTGCCACTTCCGCTAA